The Equus caballus isolate H_3958 breed thoroughbred chromosome 22, TB-T2T, whole genome shotgun sequence genome window below encodes:
- the CSNK2A1 gene encoding casein kinase II subunit alpha isoform X2, with amino-acid sequence MYEILKALDYCHSMGIMHRDVKPHNVMIDHEHRKLRLIDWGLAEFYHPGQEYNVRVASRYFKGPELLVDYQMYDYSLDMWSLGCMLASMIFRKEPFFHGHDNYDQLVRIAKVLGTEDLYDYIDKYNIELDPRFNDILGRHSRKRWERFVHSENQHLVSPEALDFLDKLLRYDHQSRLTAREAMEHPYFYSVVKDQARMGSSSMPGGSTPVSSANMMSGISSVPTPSPLGPLAGSPVIASANPLGMPVPAAAGAQQ; translated from the exons ATGTATGAGATTCTAAAG GCCCTGGATTATTGTCACAGCATGGGAATTATGCACAGAGATGTGAAGCCCCATAATGTCATGATTGATCATGAGCACAGAAAG ctacGGCTAATAGACTGGGGTTTGGCTGAGTTTTATCATCCTGGCCAAGAATATAATGTTCGAGTTGCTTCCCGATACTTCAAAGGTCCTGAGCTACTTGTAGACTATCAG ATGTACGATTATAGTTTGGATATGTGGAGCTTGGGATGTATGCTGGCAAGTATGATCTTCCGGAAGGAGCCATTTTTCCACGGACATGACAATTACGATCAG TTGGTGAGGATAGCCAAGGTTCTGGGGACAGAAGATTTATATGACTATATTGACAAATACAACATTGAATTAGATCCTCGTTTCAATGATATCTTGGGCAG GCACTCCCGTAAGCGATGGGAACGCTTTGTCCACAGTGAAAACCAGCACCTTGTCAGCCCTGAGGCCTTGGATTTCCTTGATAAGCTGCTGCGATATGACCATCAGTCACGGCTCACCGCAAGAGAGGCCATGGAGCACCCCTATttct ACTCTGTTGTGAAGGACCAGGCTCGAATGGGCTCCTCTAGCATGCCAGGGGGCAGTACGCCTGTCAGCAGCGCCAATATGATGTCAG GGATTTCTTCAGTGCCAACCCCTTCACCCCTCGGACCTCTGGCAGGCTCACCAGTGATTGCTTCTGCCAACCCCCTTGGGATGCCTGTTCCAGCTGCCGCTGGCGCTCAGCAGTAA